The Gemmatimonas aurantiaca T-27 DNA segment GCGGCGGTGCGTCGCGGCTGGCGCGGCGTCGGGCTCGACCGGCCGTGGAACGCAGCACCTTCGTGGTGATTTCTCTGGGCGGCGATCGCATGGCTATCGCGGTAGAATCCGTGGAACGTGTGGTGCGCCCCTTCAGCAGCCTTCCTGTGATGCTCTATGACGGTCGCCAACTGCCGTATGCCGATCTGGCCAAACCACTGGGACGCGCCGTGCGGTTCGGTGAAGGGGACCAGCGGCGGGTGCTGATCGTGCGCGACGGCGGGCGACGCTGGGCGGTCCCGGTCGACACGGTACACGAAGTACACGCCATCGAAACCGCGCACGTGCTGCCGATGGATGCCGAAGCCCGCGACGCCTCCGTGGAAGGTGTGCAGGCGCATTTTGAACGGCAGGGGCATGATGTGCTGGTGGTGGATGCCGTGCGCATCCTGTCGCGCACGGCAGCAGCACGGGCTCGCACATGAATGCCGGACATGCGCAGATCGCCGAGCGTCTCGACGCACTCGCGCAGGTGCTCCAGGCACTGCAGACGCCAGCCACGCCGGCACCCACGGTCGATGCCGCAGAGCGGGAGCGCCTCAAACAGGAGATCATCGGCCTGTTCCGGGATGCCGACACGGCGGTGAAAGAAGCGCAGGCGCTCAAGGATGCCGTGAAGGGGCTGGCCGAACAGTGGAAGGCCGTGGAGCGCCAGCACAGCGCATCGACGCCCGCACGATCCGCCGCTCCCACGGTCTCCGGGCGGATCGATCATCTGGGGGCGTCCACCTTCATCGAGAAGGGATGGTCGCGGCTGTCGCTGGGCGATCTCGACAACGCCGAAACCGCCTTGCGTCGTGCACTGGAGCTGGCGCCGGGCAGCAATGAAGCCGAGACGCTGCTGGGGTGGACGCAGATGCTGCAAGGCCATCTGGACGCGGCGCTGACGTCACTGCGGGCCGTGCTGGGGCGCGATGCGTCGCATGCCATGGCTCGCGCCAATCTGGGCTACGTGCGTTGGCGGCAGGGGCAGCACGCCGAAGCCATCGAGCAGCTCGCGACGGTCGTGCGGGCCGACAGCGACCGGAAGGCCACGCTGTATGCGCACCTCTATCTGGGCATGGTGTACTTCGATCGTGAGATGTACGACGATGCCGAGCGCTTTCACCGGGCGGCACTCGAACGCGGACCCAATCTGCTGCAGGGCTGGTACGAACTTGGGCGCACCTACTGGTTCAGTGATCGTCGCTCCGAAGCGATGGCTGCGTGGAAAAGTGGCGCCGAAGCGAACAAGTTCAGTCCATGGGGGAAGCGCTGCGCGGAGTTGCTGGCATCGATCACCGAGGGTGGAGCACCCGCACGCGAGCTCTGATCACGCGTGCCGCGCGGTGGTGCGCTGTAGTGGCGGCAACGCTGGGCGTGCTATCGACGGGTGCATCGGTATCGTCGGCACCGCTGTATGCGCAGGGGCCGTCTCGAAGTGCTTCCGCGCAGTCGGTACCCTCCACCGGCGTGCGGCTCGATGAAGGGCGGTTCACGGTGGTCTCCGAGCAGCGGGATGAGCGGCTCGCACGATCGCTGCTGGCCGCCGCGTTGGCACGGGACACCTTTCCCGGCCTGCCACGCCCGCGCGCTCATGTACTCATCGCAATCGCGCCCGACATCGCCCGGTTCCGCGCGTGGGTGGGGCCCTATGCGCCCGAATGGGGCGCTGCCATCGCTTTCCCTGACGAACAACGGCTGGTGATGCAGGGCAGTGCGGCCAGTACCGATGCCGGCGATCCACTGGTGGTGCTGCGCCATGAGCTGGCCCACCTGGCCCTGCATGAACACATGGACCGGCTGCCGTCACGTTGGTTCGATGAAGGGTATGCCAGCGTCGCGGCCGGCGAGTTCACACGAGAGCAGGTGTTCGAAACGTCGATGGGGATGGTGTGGCGCACGCTGCCGTCGCTGGAAGCGCTGGAAGACGGCTTTCGTCGGGGTGGTATGGAGGCGTCGTGGAGCTATGCGATGGCCCATCGCATCGTGAGCGAACTGACCACACTGGGTGGAGCCCGCGGTCTCGACAATTTTTTCGTCTACTGGAAGGCCACCGGGTCGTTCGAAAAGGCGGTGCGTGAGGCGTACGGCATCACGGGCGAGGCCTTCGAGAAACACTGGCAGCAGCAGACCCGGCGCCGGTATGGGGCGCTGGCGGTGGTCACCAACGTGTCGGCAGCGGTAGGGCTCTTCGCGGTGCTGCTGGTGCCGCTGTTCGTGAGCAAACGTCGACGGGACCGTCGACGTCTCGACGCCATGCGTCTGGCGGATGCCCAGCAGGAGGCTGCGGCACGTGCCAGTGCCCTGCAGGCCCTGATCGACGCGGCGGCCCTGGCCGAGGCGACACCCTGGGCGGAGCAGACGGCCGGAGGCGAAGTGGCCGGGGAAGAATACCCGGAAGCGGTCCACGGCGAGCTCGGCGAGGGACCAGACGAGATG contains these protein-coding regions:
- a CDS encoding chemotaxis protein CheW, with amino-acid sequence MSSARFRSVRDIAGSGGASRLARRRARPAVERSTFVVISLGGDRMAIAVESVERVVRPFSSLPVMLYDGRQLPYADLAKPLGRAVRFGEGDQRRVLIVRDGGRRWAVPVDTVHEVHAIETAHVLPMDAEARDASVEGVQAHFERQGHDVLVVDAVRILSRTAAARART
- a CDS encoding peptidase MA family metallohydrolase, translated to MAATLGVLSTGASVSSAPLYAQGPSRSASAQSVPSTGVRLDEGRFTVVSEQRDERLARSLLAAALARDTFPGLPRPRAHVLIAIAPDIARFRAWVGPYAPEWGAAIAFPDEQRLVMQGSAASTDAGDPLVVLRHELAHLALHEHMDRLPSRWFDEGYASVAAGEFTREQVFETSMGMVWRTLPSLEALEDGFRRGGMEASWSYAMAHRIVSELTTLGGARGLDNFFVYWKATGSFEKAVREAYGITGEAFEKHWQQQTRRRYGALAVVTNVSAAVGLFAVLLVPLFVSKRRRDRRRLDAMRLADAQQEAAARASALQALIDAAALAEATPWAEQTAGGEVAGEEYPEAVHGELGEGPDEMAGDRAPDDAEAPLPPHPEARYPAT
- a CDS encoding tetratricopeptide repeat protein — its product is MNAGHAQIAERLDALAQVLQALQTPATPAPTVDAAERERLKQEIIGLFRDADTAVKEAQALKDAVKGLAEQWKAVERQHSASTPARSAAPTVSGRIDHLGASTFIEKGWSRLSLGDLDNAETALRRALELAPGSNEAETLLGWTQMLQGHLDAALTSLRAVLGRDASHAMARANLGYVRWRQGQHAEAIEQLATVVRADSDRKATLYAHLYLGMVYFDREMYDDAERFHRAALERGPNLLQGWYELGRTYWFSDRRSEAMAAWKSGAEANKFSPWGKRCAELLASITEGGAPAREL